A single Nicotiana tabacum cultivar K326 chromosome 5, ASM71507v2, whole genome shotgun sequence DNA region contains:
- the LOC107791415 gene encoding MYB-like transcription factor 4 produces the protein MGRSPCCEKAHTNKGAWTKEEDERLIAYIKAHGEGCWRSLPKAAGLLRCGKSCRLRWINYLRPDLKRGNFTEEEDELIIKLHSLLGNKWSLIAGRLPGRTDNEIKNYWNTHIRRKLLSRGIDPTTHRLMNEPTGTQKMTTICFAADDQEQKIKIKSELVETMSKEEKDHEIQERCPDLNLELRISPPHNQQNQLDHNQRANSLCFTCSLGIQNSKDCSCSSKNSNGNGCSNIISMNMNISGYDFLGLKNNGLVLDYRTLETK, from the exons aTGGGAAGGTCACCATGTTGTGAGAAGGCTCATACAAACAAAGGAGCTTGGactaaagaagaagatgaaagacTTATTGCTTACATTAAAGCTCATGGTGAAGGTTGTTGGAGGTCTCTTCCTAAAGCTGCTGGCCTTCTCAGATGTGGTAAAAGTTGCCGTCTACGTTGGATTAATTACTTAAGACCTGATCTTAAACGTGGTAATTtcactgaagaagaagatgaactcATTATCAAACTCCATAGCCTCCTTGGTAACAA GTGGTCACTTATAGCGGGAAGATTACCAGGAAGAACAGATAACGAGATAAAGAATTATTGGAACACACATATAAGAAGGAAGCTTTTGAGTAGGGGTATTGATCCAACAACACATAGGCTAATGAACGAACCTACTGGTACACAAAAAATGACAACCATTTGTTTTGCTGCTGATGATCAAGAACAGAAGATTAAGATCAAATCCGAATTAGTCGAGACGATGAGCAAGGAAGAAAAAGATCATGAAATTCAAGAACGGTGTCCTGATTTGAATCTTGAACTTAGAATCAGTCCTCCTCATAATCAACAAAACCAACTTGATCATAATCAAAGAGCAAATTCTTTGTGTTTTACATGTAGTTTGGGTATACAAAATAGTAAAGATTGCAGTTGCAGTAGTAAAAATAGTAATGGAAATGGCTGTAGTAATATTATAAGTATGAATATGAATATTTCTGGTTATGATTTTTTAGGGTTGAAGAATAATGGTCTTGTTTTGGACTATAGAACATTGGAAACTAAGTGA
- the LOC107763564 gene encoding E3 ubiquitin-protein ligase UPL3-like has protein sequence METRSRKLTEEATSSAPSSSSTSSGPTTRATKRARFTSRAPSARSRFTNRSLRMDSTNESSGSGTRARRSGSGKEKEHEIRDRDDEDDNDNDNESENDVGILHHNLTSASSALQGLLRKLGAGLDDLLPSSAMVGSTSSSNGRLKKILSGLRADGEEGKQIEALTQLCVMLSIGTEDSLSTFSVDSFVPVLVGLLNNHGGSSNPDIMLLAARALTHLVDVLPSSCAAVVHYGAVSCFVARLLTIEYMDLAEQSLQALKKISQEDPTACLRAGALMAVLSYLDFFSTGVQRVALATAANMCKKLPSDAADFVMEAVPLLTNLLQYHDAKVLEHASICLTRIAETFASSPEKLDELCNHGLVTQAASLISTSNSGGGQASLSTETYTGLIRLLSTCASGSPLGAKTLMILGISRILKDILSGSGLVATVSISPALSRPPEQIFEIVNLANELLPPLPQGTISLPVSTNLFIRGSFTRKPSASGSGKQEDLNASSPEVSAREKLLNDQPELLQQFGTDLLLVLIQTYGSSVNTAARHKCLSVIGKLMYFSSADMIQSLMNVTNISSFLAGVLAWKDPQVLVPALQIAEILMQKLPGVFGKMFVREGVVHAVDTLILTESHGSATTQPTRGEKEKCNRRRSNNSNTDATSVEDPKSPVPSIGSPPDPMEIPTVNSNLRMAVSSCAKSFKDTYFPSDSEATEAGATDDLLQLKNLCMKLNAGIDEQIAKPKGKSKTFGPQLGDISICKEETLAEVIAAMLGELSKGDGVSTFEFIGSGVVASLLNYFTCGYLSKEKISDASLPRLREQAIKRYKSFIAVALPSGVDGGSVVPMTVLVQKLQNALCSLERFPVVLSHSSRSSTGNARLSSGLSALSQPFKLRLCRAQGEKTLRDYSSNVLLIDPLASLVAIEGFLWPRVKRPESGHKASASSGNSGSGTIPAGGGASYPSMSTPASAPRRHSTRSRSAVNINDSAKGSLQEKDGSSSKGKGKAVMKPAQGDCRGPQTKNAARRKAALDKDTEGKPVNGDSSSEDDELDISHVELDDALVIEDDMSDEDEDDHDDMLRDDSLPVCLQDEVHDVKLVDSSEDSPLAQTPSDSHTNAGGGSRSRTSAGGSNSIEFRSRSSYSSRGAMSFAAAAMAGLSSAGGRGVRDARDQHGRPLFGSGDPPKLIFSVGGKLLNRHLTVYQAIQRQLVLDEDDDERDDGYDFASSDGSRVWSDIYTITYQRADSQAEGLMNGAGSSISSKSTKASSLESSSADPSLLQASLLDSILRGELPCDLEKSNPTYSILYLLRVLEALNRLAPRLRVLSLIDDYAEGKVSSLDEVNTTVVKIPYEEFVNSKLTPKLARQIQDALALCSGSLPSWCYQLTKACPFLFPFETRRQFFYSTAFGLSRALNRLQQQQGAEGNGSTHERAVRVGRLQRQKVRVSRNRILDSAAKVMEMYSSQKAVLEVEYFGEVGTGLGPTLEFYTLLSHDLQKVGLGMWRSGSSSTSNGHSMEVCVDNKLSGGDKDLVRAPLGLFPCPWPPHADTVNGGQFCKVIEHFRLLGRVMAKALQDGRLMDLPLSTAFYKLVLGEELDLYDILSFDAELGKTLQELQALVSRKQYIESMEDQNQDKFYDVHFHGTPIEDLCLDFTLPGYPEYVLKAGDENVDLSNLEEYVSLVVDATVRSGIRQQAEAFRSGFNQVFDISTLQIFSATELDYLLCGRRELWKPETLVDHIKFDHGYTAKSPPIIHLLEIMGEFTLEQQRAFCQFVTGAPRLPPGGLAGLNPKLTIVRKHSSNAGNAAHNSNAPSESADEDLPSVMTCANYLKLPPYSTKEIMYKKLLYAINEGQGSFDLS, from the exons ATGGAAACTCGGAGCCGGAAACTGACGGAGGAAGCCACGTCATCAgcgccttcttcttcttctacttcctCTGGTCCCACCACACGTGCCACTAAGCGTGCTCGCTTCACCTCACGCGCCCCCTCAGCTCGTTCCCGTTTCACAAATCGTTCACTTCGTATGGACTCCACGAATGAATCCTCCGGGTCGGGTACCCGAGCCCGCCGTTCGGGTTCGGGTAAGGAAAAAGAACACGAAATTAGGGATAGGGATGATGAAGATGATAACGATAATGATAATGAAAGTGAAAATGATGTAGGGATTTTGCATCATAATTTGACGTCAGCAAGTAGTGCACTTCAAGGACTGTTGAGAAAATTAGGTGCTGGATTGGATGATTTGCTGCCGAGTTCAGCAATGGTGGGGTCCACTTCGTCGTCCAACGGGCGGCTGAAGAAGATATTATCGGGTTTAAGAGCTGATGGGGAAGAAGGGAAACAAATAGAGGCATTGACACAGTTGTGTGTGATGCTTTCTATTGGAACAGAAGACTCTTTGAGCACTTTTTCAGTGGACTCTTTTGTACCTGTGCTTGTTGGGTTGCTTAATAATCATGGTGGAAGTAGTAATCCTGATATTATGCTTCTTGCAGCTAGGGCGCTAACTCATTTGGTTGATGTTTTACCATCTTCTTGTGCTGCTGTTGTGCATTATGGAGCAGTTTCATGTTTTGTAGCTCGGTTGCTCACTATTGAATACATGGACTTAGCTGAACAG TCTCTACAAGCTTTAAAGAAGATATCTCAGGAAGACCCAACTGCTTGTTTGCGAGCAGGTGCACTCATGGCTGTGCTCTCGTATCTCGACTTCTTTTCCACTGGTGTTCAG AGAGTAGCATTAGCAACCGCTGCTAATATGTGCAAGAAGCTGCCTTCGGATGCGGCTGACTTTGTGATGGAAGCTGTTCCACTGTTGACGAATCTCCTTCAGTATCATGATGCAAAG GTATTAGAGCATGCTTCTATCTGCTTGACCCGGATTGCTGAAACATTTGCATCATCTCCAGAGAAGCTAGATGAACTCTGCAATCACGGACTTGTCACACAAGCTGCCTCCCTCATCTCAACCAGTAATTCTGGAGGTGGTCAGGCTTCGCTCAGCACGGAAACTTACACA GGCTTGATCCGGCTTCTTTCTACGTGTGCCAGTGGCTCTCCATTAGGGGCTAAAACCTTGATGATACTTGGTATCAGTCGGATCCTCAAGGACATTTTATCTGGTTCTGGCCTCGTGGCGACTGTCTCTATTTCACCTGCCTTGAGCAGACCTCCAGAGCAG ATTTTTGAGATTGTGAATCTGGCAAACGAGCTTCTTCCTCCGCTGCCTCAAGGAACCATCTCTCTTCCAGTTAGCACTAATTTGTTCATTAGGGGCTCGTTTACAAGGAAACCTTCTGCTAGTGGTTCTGGAAAACAGGAGGATCTGAATGCATCTTCTCCGGAGGTATCAGCTCGTGAGAAACTATTGAATGATCAACCTGAACTTCTGCAACAATTTGGAACGGATCTCCTCCTTGTTCTAATCCAG ACATATGGATCCAGTGTGAATACTGCAGCACGCCACAAGTGCCTCTCAGTTATTGGAAAACTTATGTATTTCAGTAGTGCAGATATGATTCAGTCTTTAATGAATGTCACTAACATATCAAG TTTCTTGGCTGGGGTTTTGGCTTGGAAGGATCCCCAAGTACTGGTGCCTGCTCTTCAAATAGCAGAAATTTTAATGCAAAAGCTCCCTGGAGTTTTTGGCAAGATGTTTGTCCGAGAAGGTGTTGTTCATGCTGTTGATACCTTGATACTGACTGAGTCTCATGGTTCTGCTACTACCCAGCCAACACGTGGTGAGAAGGAGAAATGTAATCGACGCCGTAGCAATAATTCCAATACAGATGCAACTTCTGTTGAAGATCCTAAAAGTCCAGTTCCAAGTATTGGATCTCCGCCAGATCCTATGGAGATTCCGACAGTCAACTCTAACCTTCGGATGGCAGTCAGTTCATGTGCAAAATCTTTCAAGGATACATACTTCCCTTCAGATTCAGAGGCTACTGAAGCTGGTGCCACAGATGATCTTCTACAATTGAAGAATCTCTGCATGAAGTTGAATGCTGGTATCGATGAACAAATAGCTAAACCTAAAGGAAAGTCAAAAACATTTGGGCCTCAGCTTGGGGATATTTCTATCTGTAAGGAAGAAACCTTGGCTGAAGTGATTGCTGCCATGCTGGGAGAGCTCAGCAAAGGGGACGGTGTTTCAACCTTTGAGTTTATTGGAAGTGGAGTTGTTGCTTCTTTGCTCAATTATTTTACGTGTGGATATCTTTCTAAGGAAAAAATCTCTGATGCTAGTTTGCCTAGGCTTCGAGAACAAGCAATCAAAAGATACAAGTCTTTTATTGCAGTTGCTCTTCCTTCTGGTGTTGATGGTGGAAGTGTGGTTCCCATGACTGTTCTGGTCCAAAAGCTTCAAAATGCTCTATGTTCCTTGGAGCGTTTTCCCGTTGTGCTGAGTCATAGTTCCAGATCATCGACAGGAAATGCACGTCTATCTTCAGGTTTAAGTGCTTTGTCTCAGCCTTTTAAGCTGCGCCTTTGCAGAGCTCAAGGAGAGAAAACCCTCCGCGACTACTCCTCAAATGTCTTGTTAATTGATCCTTTGGCAAGTTTAGTAGCTATTGAAGGATTCCTCTGGCCCCGAGTTAAGCGACCTGAGTCTGGGCACAAGGCCTCTGCTTCTTCAGGCAACTCTGGGTCTGGGACCATACCTGCAGGAGGCGGTGCATCATATCCATCTATGTCTACTCCTGCCTCTGCACCTCGTCGCCATTCTACACGATCTAGGTCAGCAGTTAATATAAATGACAGTGCTAAGGGGTCACTGCAGGAAAAAGATGGAAGCTCTTCGAAGGGCAAAGGAAAAGCGGTTATGAAGCCTGCTCAAGGAGATTGCAGGGGACCTCAAACAAAAAATGCTGCTCGAAGAAAAGCAGCCTTGGATAAGGATACAGAGGGGAAACCTGTTAATGGGGACTCTTCTTCAGAG GATGACGAGCTGGATATTTCTCACGTTGAACTTGATGATGCTTTGGTGATTGAAGACGATATGTCCGACGAAGATGAAGATGACCATGATGAT ATGCTGAGGGATGATTCGCTTCCTGTCTGCTTGCAAGATGAAGTGCATGATGTTAAATTGGTAGATTCCTCGGAGGATAGTCCTCTTGCACAGACGCCAAGTGATAGCCATACAAATGCTGGTGGTGGTTCTAGGAGCAGAACCTCCGCTGGGGGATCTAATTCCATTGAGTTCAGGAGTAGGAGTTCCTACAGTTCACGGGGTGCAATGTCATTTGCTGCTGCTGCCATGGCGGGACTTTCATCTGCTGGTGGTCGAGGTGTGAGGGACGCTAGAGATCAGCACGGGCGCCCTCTATTTGGCTCTGGTGATCCACCAAAACTAATATTTTCTGTTGGTGGAAAGCTGCTTAATAGGCACTTGACTGTCTACCAGGCTATCCAGCGGCAGCTTGTTCTAGACGAGGATGATGATGAGAGAGATGATGGCTATGATTTTGCATCCAGTGACGGAAGTAGGGTTTGGAGTGATATTTACACTATCACATACCAAAGGGCAGACAGCCAAGCTGAGGGGTTGATGAATGGGGCTGGGAGCTCAATTTCTTCCAAGTCTACGAAAGCCAGTTCTTTGGAAAGTTCCAGTGCTGATCCCTCCTTGCTTCAAGCATCATTGTTAGATAGTATATTGCGGGGAGAACTTCCTTGTGATCTGGAGAAAAGTAACCCTACTTACAGTATTTTATACCTATTACGTGTATTGGAGGCGCTGAATCGGCTTGCCCCCCGTTTGCGTGTCCTTTCACTGATTGATGATTACGCTGAAGGAAAAGTTTCTAGTTTAGATGAGGTCAATACTACGGTCGTCAAAATTCCTTATGAGGAATTTGTTAATAGTAAGCTCACTCCAAAATTGGCACGACAGATCCAGGATGCTCTTGCACTTTGTAGTGGGTCTCTTCCATCTTGGTGTTACCAGTTGACAAAGGCCTGTCCATTTCTTTTTCCGTTTGAGACTCGGCGCCAGTTCTTCTATTCAACTGCTTTTGGGTTATCACGCGCTTTAAATAGGCTACAGCAACAGCAAGGTGCTGAAGGTAATGGATCTACTCATGAGAGAGCAGTTAGAGTTGGTAGATTGCAGCGCCAGAAAGTTCGTGTCTCAAGGAACCGCATTCTGGATTCTGCTGCTAAAGTAATGGAGATGTACTCTAGCCAAAAAGCTGTTCTTGAAGTTGAATATTTTGGTGAAGTTGGTACTGGCTTGGGTCCTACACTGGAGTTTTATACCCTTTTAAGTCATGATCTTCAAAAAGTCGGACTTGGAATGTGGAGGTCTGGTTCATCATCAACGTCAAATGGACATTCGATGGAAGTTTGTGTAGATAATAAATTAAGTGGGGGTGATAAAGATCTTGTCCGAGCACCTCTTGGATTATTCCCATGTCCCTGGCCACCACATGCTGATACTGTTAATGGAGGTCAATTCTGTAAGGTAATTGAACATTTCCGCTTGCTTGGACGTGTTATGGCCAAAGCTCTTCAAGATGGACGGCTTATGGACCTTCCATTGTCAACTGCCTTCTATAAGCTTGTTCTTGGCGAA GAGCTTGATTTGTACGATATTCTTTCTTTTGACGCTGAATTAGGGAAGACTTTGCAAGAGTTACAAGCTCTTGTTAGTCGAAAGCAATATATAGAATCTATGGAAGATCAGAACCAAGACAAATTTTATGACGTGCATTTCCACGGGACACCAATTGAGGATCTATGTTTAGATTTCACACTTCCCGGCTATCCTGAATATGTTCTTAAAGCAGGCGATGAGAAT GTGGATCTCAGTAACTTGGAGGAATACGTTTCTTTGGTAGTTGATGCTACTGTCAGGTCTGGAATCAGGCAGCAAGCGGAAGCTTTTAGATCTGGCTTCAATCAG GTTTTTGACATTTCAACTCTACAAATATTCTCTGCTACAGAGTTGGACTACTTGTTATGTGGCCGTCGAGAGTTGTGGAAG CCCGAGACGTTAGTAGATCATATTAAATTCGACCATGGGTACACAGCCAAGAGTCCTCCCATTATTCAC TTACTAGAGATTATGGGAGAGTTCACACTGGAGCAGCAACGAGCATTCTGTCAGTTTGTCACTGGCGCTCCCCGGCTCCCTCCAGGTGGTCTTGCTGGTCTGAATCCTAAGTTGACAATTGTGAGGAAG CATTCATCCAATGCTGGCAATGCAGCACACAACAGTAATGCACCATCAGAATCTGCAGATGAAGACCTACCTAGCGTGATGACATGTGCTAATTACTTGAAACTTCCTCCCTATTCTACTAAG GAAATCATGTACAAGAAGTTACTCTATGCCATTAATGAAGGTCAAGGATCTTTTGATTTGTCATAA